GTTGAGCTGAACGGCACCTGTATTCAAGTCATTCGAGCCTTTACTGGCTAAGGAAAGTCCGCTGCTTAACGACTCAAACTGTGTAAATATACTGCGCGAGTATGCCTCGGTAACATTATGAGAAAGCCTTTCTTTAAGCTCCTTCGATACATTTTCACTAATCTGTCCAGCCACGAAATTGTAATAGCTATTCGATTCAAAAAGGATAGATGCCTGTTTCGGATTATCACTCGACAATGTAGCAATATCCTGAGAGAAATTAGCCGGGATCGTAATAGAAGCATAATAATGATTACCCTTCATTCCTTGGTCGGCTTCTTCCTTGTTGACGAAGCTCCAAGCAAAGCTGTTGTTATTCGATAACTCGTCAACAAAGTCTTTACCAACGTTTAAGCTTTTTCCTTCATAGCTTGCTCCCTGATCCATATTAACGATAGCAACCGGGAGATTGCTGAGCTGTCCATAAGGATTCCAAGTCCCTCTAATCAAGAATCCACTATATAGGGTGGGTATAAAGGCAACTGCAATAAAGCTAATGACAAGCATCGGCTTATGTATGAAGTAACGGAAGGATTGCTTGAATACGTGAAAGGGATGCATAGAGTACCTCCGATTTTGTAAAAAAGTTCAGTGGTAGTATGTAACCTTTACCTTCCCAATATTCAGCTTTAACCGATCTATCTGTGCACAAAAAAACCGCCCCCCTCATCGAGAAGGTACGGTTTTGTTATTTAGACAGAGGAGTAAGCTTTTGTTTAATCCGACTAACTGCTTCTCTTGTGATGGCTTCTCCAGCAGCGATACAAATAGCTGAATCTTTGAAGCTAAGCTGGTTGTAACCAAGATCAGGGCGTAATATGACATCCGCTAGCTGTAATTCTTCCTTTACAATCCTCGAGCTCATCATATCAATAGTATTCATAAGTGAATCTATAAAATTTCTAGCTGTCCCCTTAGCAAAAGACTCCGCGCAAATATTTACAGCAATAACGATATCAGCACCCATACTTTTTACGAGAGCCGCCGGTACGGGATGAATGACCCCTCCATCGACAAGAGTCTTTCCTTCATAGCTCACAGGACGCATAATCGCAGGAATGGCTGTACTTGCAGCAATCGCATTGGCAAGTAAACCTTTTTGCATAATATGGGCTTCTCCTGTTGAGGCATCCGAAGCTACAGCGGCAAAGGGAATAGGTAGATCCTCAATAAGCCTCTTGCCTAAATGCTGTTCAATAAAACCAATCATAGGTGTATTGTGCACAAACGAGCGCTTAGGGAAGGTCGGTCGAAGCAACTGGCCCCATCGCATTTTTGATAGAACACGAATACAGTCCTCCACAGGCATCCCGGCCGCATAAGCACCGCCTACTAATGAGCCAACACTAGTGCCCGCAATTCTATCAATAGGAATACCCTCTTGCTTCAACACCTTTAGTACACCTAGATGAGCCATTCCTCTGATTGAACCACTACCTAAAGCTAATCCAATGATTGGTCTTTCGCCTGGTTTACGTATTCGCCCAAAGCGCAGATGGCTACTATAGATCGTGCGACCCCCACTTAGAACATAAGCTTTCTTCACTATTCCTTGTAATTCCTGCACATTATTAGTTAAGTAGGGAAAGAGACTAAGTACTCGAAGTGCATCCTCCGAGATTATCGTTTCTTCTTCCTTAGCTCCCTCTTTTCTCACAAAATATGTCGCCAGCAGCGGAATATCCTCTACTCGTTCGCGAAGAGGTGGAACATGTAACGTATATACGCCAGGAATATCTAAGGATTCAGTACTGGTCAATACGATACGTGTCTGGGTATCCGTTTCTATAATTTGTTTTAAGATAGGCACTGTTAATTGCTCAGCATGTTCAACAACAATTGTACCTCCTTTAGCCGCACGTACTCTCGAATCCCAAGTAAGTAAGTCAAACTTATTTCCATTGAGGGTCAGAATCGGATAATGGCCTTGTGATCCTGTTTGATGAAGCTTTCTGGCGATACTCATCTTGCCCGTACCCGCTTCGCCTACAATAAGAACGTGTTCTTTTCTTACAGCTAGACGTTCTATATTCTGAAGTAGCTCTTGCATAGACGGACTCACACCGATGAGCACGCCGTAACGTTCCTGCTCCTCCGTTTCCTGCTGCTTCATAATGATTTGACTCTTTGCATGCTCCTCTAACACGCGCTCATTGGAGCTCTGAATTCGCTTAATCATAGCTTCAACAATTTGTTTGCGGAAATCGGCATTACTATCCATTAACAGTAGCATCCCTTTACGAGAAACGGTGAGCGTATGGACATCATCAACGGCTTCGACATGAGCACTGACAGGATCTCCTGTCAAACAAGACATTTCTCCAAAAAAATGCCCTCTTTGTAAAATAGCTAATTCAACTTTGCTTTCCTGCTTTAGATATACTCGTGCTTGGCCTGACACGATAATATGGACACGGTCGCTAACCTCACCTTGCTGCATAACAAGCTGTCCGGACAAATATCGTTGTTCCTGCATCTCTATATTTAACTGCTCTAGTTCTTCGGCAGATAATTGCTCCAAAATCGGATAGGCCTGATAGGGATGTTGCAATACTTCTACCTCCTTACGACTATAAGCACAATTAGATTTCCTTATTATTCCTCTATTGTGGTGTCTTTGCGTATAGATTGCAAGCAACATTTAAATGCACAAAAGCTGACTTCGCATAATTGCGAAAGTCAGCTTTTGATTCATATATTTGCGAATTAGAATCTTACTGCAGCATTCTTAGCGTTCTCTATACCTTGTGCAACAATTGCTTCCGCTTGATCTGGCAATTGATTGTGGCCTTCAACAATAACATTTTCGAAGTTAGTAACACCGAAAAATGCCATAATATTGCGAATGTAATTGAAGGACATTTCTGCAGCAGCTGCAGGACCTTCAGAATAAATACCGCCACGTGCATTCAAGAGAGCAACTTTCTTATCAGGAATTAAACCTACAGGACCTTGTGCTGTATAGGAAAAAGTTTTGCCTGCTTCATAAATATAGTCAATGTACGTATGAAGAACAGCTGGAATTGTAAGATTCCAAAGCGGGAATCCAAATACAACTTTATCAGCTGCAAGGAATTGCTCAAGATATTTGCTTGAAACATCAGTTGCTGCTTTTTCTTCTGCTGTAAGATCAAAACCGCGAGCCGCTTTGAATTTACCATTAATCATGTCTGCATTCAAATATGGCAATGTTTCTTTGAACAAGTCCAGCTCGATGACAGTATCTTCTGGATGGCTTGCTTTGTAGCTGTCCAAGAATGCTTGATATAGCTTAACACTAACTGCTTGCTCAATTGCACGATCGTTTGCTTTGACGAATAATACAGTACTCATATGAATAACCTCTTTTCATGTTTTGGTTAGTTAATAACTTAAAGTAACTACCATTACTATATACAGTTTTTCTTCCGCTCACATCAGCAATTAGGCTGAATCCAAGCATAAAAAAACCGCCATTAGGCGGAGGTCGAGTCTTAAGACTTTAGATGTAGATCAATGGACAATGCTATTCAGTAGGTTGGAAAAGGTGGACTGCAAATAGTGCCGCCTGTGTACGGTCCGTAAAATTAAGTTTGCTAAGAATGCTGCTTACGTGTGTTTTTACCGTTTTCTCAGCTACGACGAGTTCTTGGGCAATTTCCTTGTTGCTATGTCCCTTAGTAAGCTGCTCCAGCACTTCGAGCTCTCTAGGAGTCAAGGACTCGATCGCTTCACCTCTTGGAAGCTTCTTTGGCTCACTCTGCTGTGGAATCAGCTGGCTAAGAAGCGCATTCGAGATATCGGGGTGAAGCTGGATATTCCCTTTGAATGCACTGCGAATGGCTTCTACTAATTGATCCGGATCGACTTCCTTAAGCATGTAACCGATCGCGCCCGTTTGAAGGGCAGGAACGATATGACTTCGATCGGAAAAGCTTGTCAGCACAAGAACTTTCACATTCGGATGCTGCTCAGCTATTAGTGCACTTGCCTCTATTCCATCCATAATGGGCATATTCAAATCCATGAGCACGATATCCGGCTGTAATTGTGCTGTCAGTTCAACTGCTTCCTGCCCATTATGAGCTTCTCCAACAATTTCGAAATCTGGTTGCGTGCTTAGAAAGAAAGAAATTCCCTTCAAAACAATCTGATGATCATCTGCTAGTAATATTTTTATTTTCAAAGCTGTTCCTTCTCCTCGTTGCAAATTTCCTCTACCTGTGTCATAGGAATAGTTACTTTGACGATCGACGGTTTTCCCTTGCCGCTAGTAATCGTTAATTCGCCCCCTAACGATTCAGCTCTTTCCCGCATAGACGTCATTCCCAGCGTGAACTTCCCTTTCTTCTTCTCGATTGAGAAGCCCCTACCCTGGTCAGAAATAATAAGACTAGCGTCCGTATCTGATTTAACCAATCGAATATGGGCCGTGTTCGTGCCAGCATGCTTCTTTACGTTATTGAGCGCTTCTTGACCGATTCTCCAGAAGGCTTCTTCAATCGCACGAGGTAATTCCTTAATTCCCTCTGCCTGCTCATAGACAAACAGATTGATGTCTTGCCCATATTGCTTCAATGCTGGAAGTAATCCGTTCTCTAAGCCCGCTGGACGCAGCTGCCAGATGAGAGATCGCATTTCCTTTAGTACCTCTTGCGACACACGGCTTATTTCCTGCAACGATTGTTCGGCAACAGGCTCTCTTCCAGCCAGCAGTGCTTCAGCCCCCTTCGCTAGGAAGGATAAGGAAAACACCTTCTGAATAACGGAATCGTGCAAGTCACGCGCCATTCTGTTCCGCTCTTCCAATAAGGCAAGCTCGCTTCGCTGCTCGTAAACCCTTAGATTTTCGATACTTAACGTAAAATGGTCCCCGAGGGAATACATGAAATCCTCATAATACTCGTCAAAATGCTTGCTATTGGGGCTACTAATAAGTAAAACACCTATTGGATGACTCCGAGTACGAAGCGGAATCGCAATAGCTGAACCGTAAGTAGGTATGCCTATGGCCGACAAAGAACTCCCAGCATTATGCTTACACGAATCAATAACCAGTCGATTTTCCCTAAAAGCAATTCCAACTAGGCCAGCCTCGTCCAGAGGGATGGACTCCCATGTATTGGTGACAAGCTTGTCCTTGTATTGGGCGCTTAAAGATAGCTCGTTGTTCCGATGAATAAACAGGGATACATGTTCCCAGTCGAAGGCATCCCCAATAATGCTGACCGCTTTAAGAGGTAGCTTATGAATATCCGGTATGGAGTTAATCTGTTGTATTACATCACCGAGCTTGGCATATAAGATTGCGCTCTGCTCTTGTGCTTCATAAAGTCGAATCCGCTTTATCGCTGTTCCGATTTGCAAGGCCACTGCCTGTAGCAATGCCAGCTCATCCTCAGAATAATGTAATTTCCCTACTGATGCGACATTTAATAAGCCGAAACGGTCCTTACCCGCATTAAGCTCAACGGTGGCGTGATGAGAAATACCTTCCGTATCGCCCACATTGTGCATCTCGGCATATTTAATCCTTCTGCACTCTACAATGCTGACAGCAGCATCCAGCTCATTCTGGCGATAGCTTGCAATGCATGCACATTCCTCACCGCACATTACAGCATAAGCTCCAGACGTTAGTGCAGGCGGGAGATTCTGTGAAGCAAGGCACTGGTTGCCTGGTAGTTCATCTAATAGAAAAATCCAACCAATAGATAAGCCCGTAACTTGAAGCAGCTTGTTTAGAACGGCATCCAGCATCGGGTCCATTTCATTGGTAGAATTCAGCATCTCCGCGATTTCTTTGAGCGCCTTTAGCTCATATGTACGAATTTCTCGGGACATCAGTCTCCCCTCCTACTCATGCCCCATTATACACCGCTAACATCTACCTTGCATGATTCATGGCGAAATTCCATTCACATTTTGATCATCAGGTACCTCCTGTGGCAATTGCTTGGATGCGCTTGGAACCTCACGTTTTTTCGCATTAATCGATTCAGAGGCATAGATAATAACGGATACCTGTCCTCCTTGAGAGATGGCACGTATGAGTATTGGCTGATTGTATTTATTCTGAAAAACAAAGTCAGGACCATACCAGCTAACAGTGGCATCGCGTCCTGGGGGCACATAGGGAACCCGACGGCTGTGGGAATATCGCTGGACGATCTGCAGCCCGGCGCGATCTACAGCATTGTACAGCGTAGATGAGGTTTGGCAAATCCCGCCCCCAATACCTTCAGAAATCTCACCTCTTACAATAATTTTTGCACGCAAATACCCTTTCTGCTCTGTTCTGTTACCGACAACCTGATTAAATGAGAATGACTCTCCGGGAAAAACGAATTGGTTGTTAATGGCTTGAGCAGCTAGGAGAATGTTATGCGCGCGGTTTTTATTGTTCGAATTAAAGTAGGTTGTATATTGGCCAATAGGCTTCTCCTTTACGGACTCAAGTAATTCGCTATCTACCTTGGGATACACTTTATTCTGCGGTACTTCTAGATTAGACGAAGTTCCCTCGATCATAAAGCTGTAGAATTGCTCGGCAAATGCGCGACGATCCAGCTTATACCCAAATTGCCCTGGAAAAATACGCCCCCAGCCGTCTAATCCAGCATTAACAGGAGCTCGATACGAGAGCTTGTCTAACTCATCCATCAGCTTACTTAATTTGTCATCATTTACTATCGGTAAACCAGAGAAAGGAAGCACGTATTCCGAGCGTTGAATACTGGCAATGGATTTCCCTTGTTGAGTAACAGTTAGGCTCTCTGGATGAAGAGCTTGTTGAACTAGCATCATAATGCCAACAATTGCGTGCAGCCCCACATTACCTACCACCTATTCACGTTATAGTCAGAGGAATGACTATAACGTGTGTTAAACATTGGCTTATTATCCTACATAAATCTCCCTGTGTTCGCCCACAATATAATTTGACGATCGGAGTGAAGCAGACGATGAAGCGAAAATAAGACGATCGGAGTGGAGCAGATGATGAAGCGAATAAGTCGCGTCGGTTTAGCGCTATTATCAATGGTCATGATGTATACTCTCCTGTCGGATAGTTCAACTTCCTTTGCCGCAAAGGAACCCACAATAGCGAAACCTCTGCTCATTCTCACCGTTCGGTCAAGTCTTAACGCGACATCATACAGTACGCTTAAGATTAATAGTCCTGACTTAGTCAGAGCTCTATCTCGTCCCAAGAAGGAAAAGCTGAATGACGCTTCCCTTTTGCCGGATTTGCAGATCAGCTTGCTGCTGGGTCAAGAGGGAGTGCAGCTGCGCATGGAACGTTCGGGAAATCTGTGGAATGAGGCGACAAGGGAACATTATTTGCTCCCTCAAGTTACGGTAAATCGATTAAGGAATTATGCTGCAGCATTGAGGAATAGTCACTACGGAAGATTAACGCGGTGGGATGACGCGAAAAATATAGTAAACCGCAAAAGCATGTTCTCCGTTACGGATTTAGAAACGGGGTTAACCTTCAAGGTTCAACGCCGAGCTGGGAGCAGTCATGCGGATGTTCAGCCTTTAACCAAGGAAGATACGGCGATCATGAAACAAATCTATAATGGGCGTTGGAGCTGGAAGCGGAAACCGATTATCGTTCACTCTAGTCAAGGAAGATTAGCGGCGTCGATGAATGGCATGCCCCATGGTGGTGACGGAATACCAGACAACGACTTTTCGGGCCACTTCTGCATACATTTTCAAGACAGCACATCCCATAAATCAAATACCCCCGATCCAGCGCATCAATTAATGATCCACAAGGCCGCGGGTAATCTTCGTTCCTATTTAGATGCTGCTTCTCCCGACATATTGGCAGAAAGCTTCATTGAGGCTATGTATCAGCAGGATGAAGAGCTACTTAGCCAAGTTTGGGTAGATGCACCGAAAGATAAGCTGGCTGGTTTCATCCGAGAACTGCAATCTCTTACGTCCATTCGCATTCGCAAGCCAAGCAAAAAAAGTGGTCAAGCGGATCAAGAGAATAATCAGGTCACAGATGATCGTTTATTAGCTGAAATAAAGCTTCCTGTCGCCATCAATGTGCCCGGCAAGCCAGAGCGGAACAGCACCTATACCTTCAGGATCACAAGAGAAAGCCCGCAATTACCTTGGCGCATAGTGGATGTTCGGAGTTGAATGTTTATTCTACTCCAGCTTGATTCCGTATATTTTGCCTCCTCGGGAGGCCATAACAGCATAATTGTTGAAAATAGCCGGAGAAGCTTCGATGTTCGTCCCGATGTTTAAGCTACCAAGCACCTTACCGCTGCTAGCGGAGATAACGGATACGATGCCTACCGAATTTGCTTGTATGAGATAGGCTTTGCCTGCATTGTCGTAAACGTCCACAGGAGAGGACCAAGCGTAGTTTTTCATCTGCAATCTCCACACTTCTTTGCCGGTTTCTTTGTCCAGCGCCACCATCAATCCCCCACTGAAAGTACCATAGCGGGCAATCGTAAAGATGACTAGGTTGCTGATTTCCTTTTTCCCCAATACTGGAGTTGCTAGCAACCCACCATTCACCGGATGAGCGCCTAATAGCGAGAAGCAAGGGTATTTATTCTGCCAAATCACTATGCCCGTCAACCCATCAATTTTCCGAATATAGGAACTCCCTGACTTCCCTTGCTTATCAACCTCTGTCCCCGTATATAAATAGGGCACTCCGTGCTCTTGCTCAATGACTATCGAGGCATCTGTATCATCGATTGGAGGAAGCGACCACTCTGGCTTGCTCGTTTTTAGATTCAGGGCTAGAATACTACCACCATTATCACCAAAGTACGCTACATCGTTGTACATTGCTAAGGAATTTTCTATTCCTTGATAATTGTTCCCTGCGACTTTGTAACGGTATTTGCTAATGACTGGTGCAATCTTAATCGATTTCTTGCTTCGGTCGAACACCGTATTGAGCTTTATATGATAGACTAATCCGTTTTCTCCGCCGACGATAAGGGTATCTTCCAAGCGATTGAATACCGCTGAGCTGTCAAAGGCCCCCCAAGTCCGATAGGCAAATGGGTCTCTCCCGTTCACACGAAGAAGTTTTTTCTGATCGATTAGGCTGTATAAGTTAAAACCGATAGTACCATTCTCGGGAATTCCCTCTCCCACATAGAGCAACGGATAGCCGCGAGCATCTACCGAGACACTCCCTTTAATGGGATTGCCCACCTTAATGGGACTTCGTGTTTCCTCACCGGATTCCAGCTCCATGAAGTAGACATATCCGTCTAAAGAGGCATAGATCACCTCGGTAAAATCAGGCTTTGTAAGAAATTTGGCCTTCACGTTCATCGTACGTAAAATATCTGGAGCCCATTTTACGATGGCGGGCTGACCTGTCCAGCCGGCTCCGCCTCCCCAAGAGCTCAATTTCGTTTTCTTTGTCCACGCGATCTTAGGCTGAAACAGACTCATATCTGTCGTGCCAAAGGAAGGAGCACTTCTCTCGTTCGTGCCTCGAAAGGTCAATATCCCCTCTACTTCTGTATATTTTTCCGGGAAAGCTTGCTGTTGAATGGGGGTTTGCTCCCACTGATAGGAAAAAAGACTTTTGGCTTGGGCGATTCCCTGGTACGTACAAATGAGGATGATTGCTAGAATCAAGGTCTTTTTTCCGAAGTACATCTCTATCTATTCCCTCCCTAAAATCAGAATCAAATAGAGTGTACCTATTCACCGCCGAGAAGCTTGTCAAACGGTCTGCGTGAATTACAGGATTGTTTGTCGGATTAACAGCAATGTCATCGGAATTCTGCGGGCAGCGGTTTGTAACGGAATAGCCGATGGTAGAGAGGGTAGCTATAACATGTATGCTTACCTCGATCCAGACCACATCGCACGGAAAAATAACCATAAAATGTATGTCTAATGTCTCCCAAACCGCATCGCATGGACCAGTAACTATACAAAGTATGCTTATTGCGACCCGAATGGATGTACTGCGGAATTTGAGATAGTATATATTCATAAAACTACAGAAAAAGCCACCTCGCGGTGGCTTTCTCTACTTCTTGTCCTTAGTTATTCACTCTAATATTTACCTTACTCACACTCAACCTCAAGCATTCTGATACTGAGCCTGATGAAGCCTGCTATATATTCCACCAGATGCGATTAGCTCCTGATGTCCGCCTTCTTCGGCGATGCCGCTCTCATCGACAACGATAATTCTATCTGCATTTTTGATTGTTGTTAGACGGTGGGCGATGACTAGTGTTGTGCGTCCGATAGAAAGCTCTGCTAGAGATTTCTGAATAGCTGCTTCTGTCTCGGTATCTAGCGCTGAAGTTGCTTCATCCAGAATGAGAATCGGAGGGTTTTTCAGGAACATTCTGGCGATCGACATCCGCTGCTTCTGTCCTCCAGATAGCTTGACGCCCCGTTCACCAATAATGGTGTCCATACCTTCCGGCAGCTGAAGAATCATCTCCTCTAGGGACGCCCTTCTCGCTGCATTCCATATTTGCTCTTCTGTAGCGTTCAAATCCCCGTAAGCAATATTTTCTCTAATTGTACCCGCAAATAGGAAAACATCCTGTTGAACGATACCGATATGCTTTCGCAAAGACTGCAGCTTCATCTTACGGATATCGATGCCATCTACAGTAATCGTCCCCTCATCTACATCATAGAAGCGAGGCAGCAGGCTGCAAATCGTTGTTTTCCCCGCTCCAGACGGACCAACGAATGCTATCGTCTCTCCTGCTTTAATATTTAGGCTAATGTTACTGAGAATGCTCCTGCCAGGCTCGTAGCCGAATGAGACTCCTTGGAAGCTAATGTTTCCCTGCAAAGAATCAACAGCAATGGCATCCTTAGCGTCCGCAATGTCCGGCTCCGTATCGATGATCTCAATGTATCTCTTGAATCCAGCGATGCCCTTTGGATAGCTCTCAATAACAGCATTGATCTTCTCAATAGGACGGAAAAAGATATTAGATAAGAGCAAGAACGCCATAAACTCTCCAAGCTCCAGCTTGCCTTGAATGAAAAACCATGCTCCGCAAATCATAACGAATACCGTAATCAGGCGCATCATCATATAACTGACAGATATACTTTTAGCCATAGTTTTGTAGGCCAACAGCTTGGTCTCGCGGAAGCTCTTATTATCTTTAGCAAATAGTTTCTTCTCATGCTCCTCATTAGCGAACGATTGAACAACACGAATACCGCCAACGTTTTCTTCAATTCTAGCATTGAAATTGCCGACATCACCGAACAATCTCCGGTAAGTCGTCGTCATTTTGCCGCCGAACACAATGATAAGCCATGTCATGATCGGAATAATAATAAACGTAAGCAAAGCGAGCTCTAGATTGATGTGAGCCATAAGCGCGAAAGAGCCCGCAAGCGTCATGATCGCGATGAAAACATCCTCGGGACCGTGGTGGGCAACCTCCCCAATTTCATTCAGATCGTTAGTTACCCTTCCTACCAGATGCCCCGTCTTATGATTATCGAAGAAGCGGAACGACAGCTTCTGTATATGCTCGAACATTTTCCGCCGCATATCCGTCTCGATGTTAATCCCGAGCATATGTCCCCAATAAGTTACGACGTAGTTAAGCACCGTATTCAGCGCGTATATACCCAACAGGGCTACGCAAGCAAGCACGATCATCGGCCAATTTTCTCCAGGCAGCAGATCATCAATGAAGTTTCTAACCGCGAGTGGGAATGCTAGCTCCAGTAATCCGGCGATAATAGCACAAGTAAAATCGAGCACAAACAAGCCTTTATATGGGCGATAATAGGAAAAAAATCTGCGTATCATTGTTCATCTCACTCTCCTGTTCCCGAGCAACCAGTTGTCTTTACACTTACATGATTTTAAGAGATTATTAATCTTTATGTCAATTAAACGTATGATAGACAAGAAAAAAAGCACCTCCAAACCCCGCAGTATCGTCGCTGGGGTTGGAGGTCTTTTTCACATTCCTCTTACATTAAGCAAACATCCCGTTAAAGTTAGACTGATAGGATAGAGTTTAGGAGGTGAAGCTAACATGTATTATGATGAGGATCGCGTACCGTTCGAAGATTCTGAAGAGGAATCCCAAAATTAGATTAAGGAACCTTCACGACAAAAGAAACAATAAAAGGCTTGTCATTACGCTGAAATTGTCCCCAGATTTTATAGACCCCACTCGTTGGAAAGCTAGTCCTAAACTGCGCGTCTGGCCCCTTAGCACTCTCATCCGTAGGATGAACGTGAAGATATTGCTCCGCATCCGAACTGAGGATAACGACATGACCGACAGCTCCCAAGTATGGCTGAAGGTCTTTAATCGGTTTTCCCGTATGGACATCGATCATATTAAAGTTTAAGTTCACGTCCATATTGGCCATTAACTGATCAAAGGAAAGTGTGACTTCAATATCACCGACCTTTTTTACAAGACTAGACTCCGGATTTATCCCCTCTTGCACAGAATATTTTCCTTCCACCGTAACCCAATGACTCTGTGAAGTAGCGCCGCTTCCCGTCGGGATATAATCTGCAATTAGCTTGTAGCTACCGGCACTTGGGAGCTTTGTCTGAACAACAAAGGTCCCCTCTTCCTTATACTCCGGGTGGATATGGTCGAAATAAGACAAATCCTTGCTCACAACAATTAAATGCATCTTCTTCTCATGATTAATATCGAAGGATTTAACTGCTTTGCCTTCCTTGTCTTGAATTTGTATAGTGACCTCGGTAATCTCCCCAGCTGTCAGCTTACTGGTTGAGAATGTCCAGGAAGCCGTTGTGGTGTCCTTATGCTCCGAACCATCCGCTCCTCCATGAGCGCCATGTCCTGTAAATGTTTCATGAGCCCCATGTCCCGTAGATGTTTCTTGAGCGCCATGGCCCATAGCGTTATGATTGGATTTTTTGGTGCAGGCAGTCATAACCATTAACACCATTGCAATGGTTACCAGCATTAACAATACTCGCTTCATGAAGGATTCCTCCGATAGTTTAAAG
This portion of the Cohnella abietis genome encodes:
- a CDS encoding ABC transporter ATP-binding protein; amino-acid sequence: MIRRFFSYYRPYKGLFVLDFTCAIIAGLLELAFPLAVRNFIDDLLPGENWPMIVLACVALLGIYALNTVLNYVVTYWGHMLGINIETDMRRKMFEHIQKLSFRFFDNHKTGHLVGRVTNDLNEIGEVAHHGPEDVFIAIMTLAGSFALMAHINLELALLTFIIIPIMTWLIIVFGGKMTTTYRRLFGDVGNFNARIEENVGGIRVVQSFANEEHEKKLFAKDNKSFRETKLLAYKTMAKSISVSYMMMRLITVFVMICGAWFFIQGKLELGEFMAFLLLSNIFFRPIEKINAVIESYPKGIAGFKRYIEIIDTEPDIADAKDAIAVDSLQGNISFQGVSFGYEPGRSILSNISLNIKAGETIAFVGPSGAGKTTICSLLPRFYDVDEGTITVDGIDIRKMKLQSLRKHIGIVQQDVFLFAGTIRENIAYGDLNATEEQIWNAARRASLEEMILQLPEGMDTIIGERGVKLSGGQKQRMSIARMFLKNPPILILDEATSALDTETEAAIQKSLAELSIGRTTLVIAHRLTTIKNADRIIVVDESGIAEEGGHQELIASGGIYSRLHQAQYQNA